The following coding sequences lie in one Pseudomonas syringae CC1557 genomic window:
- a CDS encoding FecR domain-containing protein: protein MIRSAPSNEEREVVRRAAQWLALLESGGASDEDHAMLQHWRDSAAGNERAWQKAQQLRQRFSALPANLAMATLDRPDQARRAALKRAFGFAALAPAVWLLGRQLPLEVWRADLHTAVGEHRRLTLADGSALQLNTDSAVNVDLGSRQITLVRGEIALKVPGSAPLTIDGPYGRIVVSQSEVCVRLNESDCRVSVVSGSVQVHPLRGSALVVQAHQQISLQRSGAGPVTAFDAQLPGWRDGVLTAQNQPLGTFLRELSRYRPGLLRWEHELEALRITGSFQLDNTDRVLSLLAASLPVEIHMRTRYWVTLAPRKNTPQKNNA, encoded by the coding sequence GTGATTCGTTCGGCACCCTCGAACGAAGAGCGCGAGGTGGTCCGCAGAGCTGCACAATGGCTGGCGCTGCTGGAGTCCGGTGGTGCCAGCGATGAAGATCACGCCATGCTTCAGCACTGGCGCGACAGTGCGGCTGGCAACGAGCGCGCCTGGCAGAAGGCCCAGCAACTGCGCCAGCGTTTTTCGGCCTTGCCCGCCAATCTGGCAATGGCGACGCTGGACCGTCCTGACCAGGCTCGCCGCGCCGCGTTGAAACGGGCATTCGGCTTTGCCGCGCTGGCTCCGGCGGTCTGGCTATTGGGGCGTCAGTTGCCGCTGGAGGTCTGGCGTGCCGACCTGCACACCGCCGTCGGCGAACACCGGCGCCTGACACTGGCCGATGGCAGCGCCCTGCAATTGAACACCGACAGTGCTGTCAACGTCGATCTGGGTTCCCGACAGATAACGCTGGTGCGCGGAGAGATCGCGCTCAAAGTGCCGGGCAGCGCGCCGTTGACCATCGACGGCCCTTACGGGCGCATTGTGGTCAGTCAGAGTGAAGTTTGTGTGCGGCTTAACGAGAGCGACTGCCGGGTCTCGGTGGTCAGCGGTTCGGTACAGGTCCATCCGTTGCGAGGCTCTGCGCTGGTCGTGCAGGCGCACCAGCAGATCAGTCTGCAACGAAGCGGCGCAGGACCGGTTACGGCCTTCGACGCGCAATTGCCCGGCTGGCGTGACGGCGTGCTGACTGCGCAGAACCAGCCGCTGGGCACTTTTCTGCGCGAACTCAGCCGATACCGCCCCGGTCTGCTGCGCTGGGAACACGAGCTTGAAGCCTTGCGGATAACCGGCAGTTTTCAGCTCGATAACACTGATCGGGTCCTGTCGCTGCTGGCCGCCAGTCTGCCGGTAGAGATCCACATGCGTACCCGCTATTGGGTCACTCTGGCCCCTCGCAAAAACACACCACAAAAAAATAACGCGTGA
- a CDS encoding sigma-70 family RNA polymerase sigma factor codes for MIDTATLPPQTLHSLYRDHHGWLENWLRKRMGNAWDAADLSQDTFLRVLSSSQQIADMQEPRAYLLTVGKRLLSNFYTRRSLEQAYLEALAQLPEDSVPSPEQRWLLLETLQALDELLDGLPAPVRRSFLWSQLEGLGYRDIAQRLQVSERTVKRYMAQAYEHCLLVDW; via the coding sequence ATGATTGACACAGCGACCCTACCTCCGCAGACCCTGCATTCCCTGTACCGCGATCATCACGGCTGGCTTGAAAACTGGCTGCGCAAGCGTATGGGCAATGCCTGGGATGCCGCTGACCTGAGTCAGGATACCTTTTTACGCGTGCTGTCGAGCTCGCAACAGATCGCCGACATGCAGGAGCCACGGGCGTATCTGCTGACCGTGGGTAAGCGCCTGCTCAGCAATTTCTACACGCGCCGCAGTCTTGAACAGGCTTATCTTGAGGCGCTGGCCCAGTTGCCTGAGGACAGCGTGCCGTCTCCCGAACAACGCTGGTTGCTGCTGGAAACCCTTCAGGCGCTCGATGAGTTGCTGGACGGTCTGCCTGCACCGGTACGCCGGTCGTTTCTCTGGAGCCAGCTCGAAGGCCTGGGATATCGCGACATTGCGCAGCGCTTGCAGGTTTCCGAACGCACCGTCAAACGCTATATGGCACAAGCCTATGAGCACTGCCTGTTGGTGGATTGGTGA
- a CDS encoding MFS transporter, translating into MQTSSVVTRRHLCAALALGSVAVLMVGLQPLLLGELLAQGHVSLEGVGLVAMGEIVALGLGVVLGDLLRSRLNLRLLTVIAIFSAAGMDLLTANVTGDGPLTAARALAGLAEGLLLWGAVSLIVQGPAPDRVAGVFMVVQTLAQALIAAALAFWVLPGQSVYAGFVFLGGLTAVSVLLVAWLPKRLAREPDKQTDASDFRWSFKQVLLLMLVFLQLSAIGALWAYLEPLGTHAGLAPQAAQLLVSAMLFMQVVSGCLGVLLVRRVPDYSMLAVVALLLASIALGMYVAADQGVTVFLGLCSLFALVYLMLTPFQVRIALQIDPSGRIAGLIPGMQLLGCAFGPLLASQWIAGDNAQPVLLVSAWFSVIALLLVGVLRRCPVRAQVGFARRV; encoded by the coding sequence ATGCAAACGTCTTCCGTTGTAACTCGCAGGCATCTGTGCGCCGCACTGGCCCTGGGCTCGGTCGCGGTGCTGATGGTGGGCCTGCAACCGCTGCTGTTGGGTGAGTTGCTCGCGCAAGGTCACGTCTCACTGGAAGGCGTCGGGCTCGTCGCGATGGGGGAAATCGTCGCACTTGGACTGGGCGTGGTGCTTGGCGACCTGCTGCGATCAAGGCTGAACCTGCGTTTGCTCACCGTCATCGCTATTTTTTCGGCGGCCGGGATGGACCTGCTGACGGCCAATGTCACTGGCGATGGTCCTTTGACTGCCGCCAGGGCGCTGGCGGGGCTCGCGGAGGGGCTGTTGCTATGGGGTGCAGTGAGCCTGATCGTTCAGGGGCCTGCGCCGGACCGGGTGGCGGGCGTGTTCATGGTGGTCCAGACACTGGCGCAGGCTCTGATAGCGGCAGCGCTGGCGTTCTGGGTATTGCCCGGCCAGAGCGTTTATGCCGGCTTCGTGTTTCTGGGCGGACTGACGGCGGTTTCAGTGCTGTTAGTGGCCTGGCTGCCGAAACGGCTGGCGCGCGAACCAGACAAACAAACCGATGCGTCGGATTTCCGCTGGAGTTTCAAGCAAGTGTTGCTGTTGATGCTGGTATTCCTGCAACTGTCGGCTATCGGCGCGCTTTGGGCGTATCTGGAGCCATTGGGAACCCATGCCGGTCTTGCCCCTCAAGCGGCGCAGCTGTTGGTTTCGGCAATGCTGTTCATGCAGGTGGTGAGCGGATGCCTGGGGGTTTTGCTGGTACGCAGAGTTCCTGACTATTCGATGCTGGCAGTTGTCGCACTCCTGCTCGCCAGCATTGCGCTAGGTATGTATGTGGCGGCTGATCAGGGTGTAACGGTATTCCTCGGGCTGTGCAGCTTGTTCGCGCTGGTCTATCTGATGCTGACGCCTTTTCAGGTGCGCATTGCATTGCAGATCGACCCATCCGGAAGAATCGCCGGGCTTATCCCCGGCATGCAATTGCTGGGCTGTGCGTTTGGACCGCTGCTGGCGTCGCAATGGATTGCAGGCGACAACGCCCAGCCGGTTCTGCTGGTGAGTGCTTGGTTTTCAGTGATAGCGCTGCTGTTGGTGGGCGTGTTGCGCAGGTGTCCCGTGCGTGCACAAGTCGGCTTTGCGCGCAGGGTTTGA
- a CDS encoding aspartate aminotransferase family protein, with protein MNKPLDLASLPPVPTSAVSQWPDVELLYRRFDALVKQPIRPIKRDAMSKVMGYFDERCQGSKRLSEAAKKVIPGGVQHNLAFNYPFPLAFSQARGAHLTDVDGNRYTDFLQAGGPTLLGSNHPAIREQVNRILDECGPVTGLLHEYEVKLAELVCELMPGIDMVRLLGSGTEAVMAAVRLARAYTRKKWVIKIGGAYHGWSDQLVYGMRLPGTGRMEALGIPRGATANTQESPPNNLDALRRRLQINRLRGGTAAVMVEPFGPESGTRPVHADFNRQLRALCNEFDTLLIFDEVVTGFRAGLGGAQAYFNVMPDITVLGKCLTGGYPMAGAIGGRRDVMQLLAGGIGTSSRRAFVGGTLSANPLSCVAGYYALLEARRLDAPALAGRAGDRMRAGLEEIINRRGLPYVAYNMGSIVHLQTSGVLLLDTSNPLKLLRARNEAKTRKHMMEEMGAAYTAHGLITLAGSRIYTSLADTDEVIDDALERFDAVFQLV; from the coding sequence ATGAACAAACCTCTTGATCTTGCCAGCCTGCCTCCGGTCCCGACTTCAGCCGTCTCGCAGTGGCCTGACGTCGAATTGCTCTACCGTCGTTTCGACGCGCTGGTGAAGCAGCCCATCCGCCCGATCAAGCGCGATGCGATGAGCAAGGTCATGGGCTATTTCGATGAGCGTTGTCAGGGTTCAAAGCGCCTGTCCGAAGCTGCGAAGAAGGTCATACCGGGAGGTGTGCAACACAACCTTGCATTCAATTACCCGTTTCCGCTGGCCTTTTCCCAGGCCAGGGGTGCGCATTTGACGGATGTCGACGGCAATCGTTACACCGACTTTCTACAGGCGGGCGGCCCGACCTTGCTGGGCTCGAACCATCCGGCGATCCGCGAGCAGGTCAATCGCATTCTTGACGAGTGCGGGCCGGTAACCGGGCTGCTGCATGAGTACGAGGTCAAGCTGGCTGAACTGGTGTGCGAGTTGATGCCGGGTATCGACATGGTGCGCTTGTTGGGTTCTGGCACCGAAGCGGTAATGGCTGCGGTGCGCCTGGCGCGTGCGTATACCCGCAAGAAGTGGGTGATCAAGATCGGCGGGGCTTATCACGGCTGGAGCGATCAGCTTGTCTACGGCATGCGTTTGCCGGGAACCGGTCGTATGGAAGCCTTGGGTATTCCGCGAGGCGCCACGGCGAACACACAGGAAAGCCCTCCCAATAATCTGGACGCCTTGCGTCGCCGGTTGCAGATCAATCGCCTGCGAGGCGGTACCGCAGCGGTGATGGTCGAACCCTTCGGTCCGGAAAGCGGTACCCGTCCGGTACATGCTGACTTCAACCGCCAGCTGCGCGCACTGTGCAACGAGTTCGACACGCTGCTGATCTTCGATGAAGTGGTCACCGGGTTTCGTGCGGGGCTGGGCGGCGCGCAGGCGTACTTCAATGTCATGCCCGATATCACTGTGCTGGGTAAATGCCTGACTGGTGGTTACCCCATGGCTGGCGCGATTGGCGGACGTCGAGACGTCATGCAACTGCTTGCCGGTGGCATTGGTACATCGTCACGGCGGGCGTTCGTCGGCGGGACACTGTCGGCCAACCCGCTGTCATGCGTTGCGGGGTATTACGCGCTGCTTGAAGCACGTCGTCTGGACGCACCGGCACTGGCGGGCAGGGCAGGCGACCGCATGCGCGCCGGGCTGGAGGAAATCATCAATCGACGCGGTTTGCCCTATGTGGCTTACAACATGGGCTCCATCGTGCATTTGCAGACCTCCGGTGTATTGCTGCTCGACACCAGCAACCCGCTGAAGCTGTTGCGCGCACGCAACGAAGCCAAGACCCGCAAACACATGATGGAAGAGATGGGCGCTGCGTATACCGCTCATGGCCTGATCACCCTGGCGGGGAGCCGGATATACACCAGCCTGGCGGACACCGATGAGGTCATCGATGACGCCCTCGAACGCTTCGACGCTGTATTTCAACTGGTGTGA
- a CDS encoding class II aldolase/adducin family protein: MSSVQQQIVALSRHLSRRGFFAATGGNLALRIDAQHIAVTPSATDYFSMRAEDVCVLRLVDLKQLSGERSPSVESELHARVLRCRPDVNCSIHTHQPLASACTLFGKPLEVPYPPLWASLGKRVPLVGYAPSGSGWLAGKLEKTIRPDHNAYLMRNHGVLCCGPDIETTLARLEDLEKFCRDHLVNQIKANASSKPESSAAVARLIKALSSPHALSPQTFSETHP; this comes from the coding sequence ATGAGTTCTGTTCAACAGCAGATCGTCGCACTGTCGCGGCATCTGTCACGCCGTGGCTTCTTTGCCGCCACCGGCGGCAACCTGGCACTGCGTATCGACGCGCAGCACATCGCGGTCACCCCGTCCGCCACCGATTATTTCAGCATGCGTGCCGAAGATGTCTGCGTGTTACGGCTGGTGGACCTCAAACAGCTCTCGGGAGAGCGCTCGCCCTCGGTCGAGAGCGAGTTGCATGCGCGAGTCCTGCGCTGCCGCCCCGATGTGAATTGCAGTATCCATACCCATCAACCACTGGCCAGCGCATGCACATTGTTCGGTAAACCACTGGAAGTGCCATACCCACCGTTATGGGCATCGCTGGGTAAACGCGTTCCGCTGGTGGGTTACGCACCGTCCGGCTCCGGCTGGCTGGCCGGCAAACTGGAGAAGACCATCCGCCCGGACCACAACGCCTATCTGATGCGCAACCACGGCGTGCTGTGTTGCGGTCCGGACATAGAAACCACGCTGGCGCGACTGGAAGACCTGGAAAAGTTTTGTCGCGACCATCTGGTCAATCAGATCAAGGCCAATGCCTCCAGCAAACCGGAGTCCAGCGCCGCAGTAGCCCGCCTGATCAAGGCGCTTTCCAGCCCGCACGCACTCAGTCCTCAGACCTTCTCGGAGACCCACCCATGA
- a CDS encoding xylulokinase, translating into MTSLFISRTPEAVTGLEQLVLAIDLGTSGCKCALVSMEGDIRAWAFHGVPLYVSGLSAEQDPEDWWNAFLRGAHELLGADLLRRRQVVAVCCSTQSEGTVCVDRNGSALGRALLWLDKRGADSIKKRMGGGWCNLGGYGPLKLWRSLRLTGGVASLSGMDSAGHMAYILDHDPARYERTHKFLNVLDYMNLRLSGRYCATGDSMLTAWITDNRDPHRIRYDDSLIRALGIDAGKLPELVGSTEVIGTLQPELADALGLPHSTPVVAGAVDTSAVAVGATVSDFAPHLYLGTSSWVGAHVPFKKSSVRHHIAAVPSAVKGRYLAMAMQSAAGANLSFLRDKVLYHPDELLSDEQQPDVYALLDRIAARVPPGSRGLIYTPWLCGERSPIGDPSLRAGLFNLKLEHSREDIIRAFMEGVAHNTRWMLEPFSQFIGQSSGVIVATGGGAQSDVWCQIMADVCGRVIQQPHNPIQTNARGAALIAAVALEKLQFSDLPALQRPHRLYEPSTITRRLYDDRFATFKEVRKRLAPLYRRLNPSQETTS; encoded by the coding sequence ATGACTTCGCTTTTCATCTCCCGGACGCCTGAGGCGGTCACCGGTCTGGAGCAACTCGTCCTCGCCATCGACCTCGGAACGTCTGGCTGCAAGTGTGCACTGGTCTCCATGGAGGGTGACATTCGGGCCTGGGCGTTCCATGGCGTACCGCTTTACGTCAGTGGCTTGAGTGCGGAGCAGGACCCCGAAGACTGGTGGAATGCATTTTTGCGCGGTGCCCACGAGCTGCTGGGGGCTGATTTGCTCAGGCGACGCCAAGTGGTGGCTGTGTGTTGTTCCACTCAGAGCGAAGGCACGGTATGCGTCGACCGTAATGGCTCGGCGCTGGGGCGCGCGCTGTTGTGGCTGGACAAGCGCGGTGCTGACTCCATCAAAAAGCGCATGGGCGGCGGGTGGTGCAACCTGGGCGGCTACGGACCACTCAAGCTCTGGCGCTCGCTGCGCCTGACCGGTGGCGTGGCCTCACTGTCAGGCATGGACTCGGCGGGGCACATGGCCTACATCCTCGATCACGATCCGGCAAGGTATGAGAGGACCCACAAATTCCTCAACGTACTGGACTACATGAACCTGCGCCTGTCAGGTCGTTATTGTGCCACCGGCGACTCGATGCTGACCGCCTGGATCACCGATAACCGCGACCCGCACCGCATCCGTTACGACGACAGCCTGATCAGGGCGCTGGGCATCGATGCAGGCAAACTGCCCGAACTGGTGGGGTCTACCGAAGTCATCGGGACGTTGCAGCCGGAACTGGCCGATGCACTGGGGCTGCCGCACTCGACGCCAGTGGTGGCAGGTGCCGTGGACACCTCGGCAGTGGCGGTAGGCGCAACAGTGAGCGATTTTGCGCCGCACCTTTATCTGGGTACTTCATCCTGGGTCGGTGCGCATGTGCCGTTCAAGAAATCCAGTGTTCGTCACCACATTGCGGCAGTGCCCAGCGCGGTCAAGGGCCGCTACCTGGCGATGGCCATGCAATCGGCAGCGGGCGCGAATCTGTCGTTTTTGCGCGACAAGGTGTTGTACCACCCGGACGAACTGCTCAGCGATGAACAGCAACCGGATGTCTACGCGTTGCTCGACCGGATTGCCGCCCGCGTGCCGCCTGGCTCGCGAGGTCTGATCTACACGCCATGGCTGTGCGGCGAGCGTTCGCCGATTGGCGATCCCAGCCTTCGCGCGGGCCTGTTCAACCTGAAACTCGAACATTCCCGGGAAGACATCATCCGCGCCTTCATGGAAGGCGTTGCACACAACACGCGCTGGATGCTCGAACCGTTCTCGCAGTTCATCGGCCAGTCCAGCGGCGTAATCGTGGCCACCGGCGGCGGTGCGCAATCGGATGTGTGGTGCCAGATCATGGCGGATGTCTGCGGGCGGGTGATCCAGCAACCGCATAACCCGATCCAGACCAATGCCCGTGGCGCGGCCCTGATCGCCGCCGTCGCGCTGGAAAAACTGCAGTTCTCCGACCTTCCGGCGCTGCAACGACCGCATCGGCTGTACGAGCCGTCCACGATAACCCGTCGCCTGTATGACGACCGCTTCGCCACGTTCAAGGAAGTTCGCAAGCGCCTGGCACCGCTGTATCGCAGATTGAACCCATCACAGGAGACGACATCATGA
- a CDS encoding TorF family putative porin, with the protein MRTHTTRCALAVTLCSIACPTLALADEMSSYAVDVTAKASSDIRTRGISDSLNRPGAKVTLQVAHESGLVALAEFTTVSKKQFLDGDGAGVLLAGGYRFGDPDAWHYGVGLAAEMFPGAQFKAPNSFDFQTFTPGEEHSTHYNSQFAVLEIGYGALEGRVARVLSKNYRGANSGGVCGAQLQFRDDPTKGLECYAKGDRNSRGSLLYDLDYKYALGINTNLKVHAGYQQIENFSEADFADYGAGLVHRWWGFDWGLDWVTTKTRARELYMAEDDGHVRATDDNRWVASISRTF; encoded by the coding sequence ATGCGTACTCATACAACCCGTTGTGCACTGGCGGTCACCCTGTGCTCCATAGCCTGTCCGACGCTGGCACTGGCAGATGAAATGTCCAGCTATGCGGTGGATGTCACGGCCAAGGCCAGTTCAGACATTCGTACCCGGGGTATCTCCGATTCGTTGAATCGCCCCGGTGCCAAAGTCACCCTTCAGGTCGCTCATGAATCAGGCCTGGTGGCGCTCGCCGAATTTACCACGGTCAGCAAGAAGCAGTTTCTCGACGGCGATGGCGCAGGCGTGCTGCTTGCCGGCGGCTATCGCTTTGGTGATCCAGACGCCTGGCACTACGGTGTGGGGCTTGCTGCAGAGATGTTCCCTGGCGCGCAATTCAAGGCGCCGAATAGCTTCGATTTCCAGACCTTCACGCCGGGTGAAGAGCACTCCACCCATTACAACAGTCAGTTTGCCGTGCTCGAAATAGGTTATGGCGCGCTCGAAGGCCGAGTCGCCAGAGTGCTCTCGAAAAACTACCGGGGGGCCAATAGTGGCGGGGTGTGCGGCGCGCAACTGCAGTTCCGCGACGATCCGACCAAAGGCCTGGAATGCTACGCCAAGGGCGACCGTAACTCGCGCGGCAGCCTGCTTTACGACCTGGACTACAAGTACGCGCTGGGCATCAACACCAACCTGAAGGTGCATGCCGGCTATCAACAGATCGAAAACTTCTCGGAAGCCGACTTTGCCGACTATGGCGCAGGCCTGGTGCATCGCTGGTGGGGTTTTGACTGGGGGCTTGACTGGGTGACCACCAAGACCCGGGCCCGCGAACTGTACATGGCCGAAGACGACGGGCATGTGCGGGCCACGGATGACAATCGCTGGGTAGCGTCGATTTCCCGCACATTCTGA
- a CDS encoding DUF2147 domain-containing protein, producing MNVQQWLFFSSVLMCSTGIHAATGPLEAKGLWLTAEKDAVVRLDDCKDQAGAICGQVVWVKDVTSASSDCGVQILQLTRYDKDAWRDGWVYDPRDQKKYKGAVRVKDGRLNVRAFVGTEILGKTEQFERIDTLPPAPVCTL from the coding sequence ATGAACGTACAGCAATGGCTTTTCTTCTCCTCGGTTCTGATGTGCTCCACCGGCATTCATGCTGCAACAGGTCCTCTGGAGGCCAAGGGCCTTTGGCTGACTGCGGAAAAAGATGCAGTGGTCAGACTGGACGATTGCAAGGATCAGGCAGGCGCCATCTGCGGACAGGTGGTCTGGGTCAAGGATGTTACCTCGGCGTCCAGCGACTGCGGTGTGCAAATCCTGCAGCTGACCCGCTATGACAAGGATGCCTGGCGCGATGGCTGGGTGTATGACCCGCGTGACCAGAAAAAATACAAGGGCGCTGTTCGCGTCAAGGACGGTCGCCTCAATGTGAGGGCTTTCGTCGGCACCGAGATACTCGGCAAGACAGAGCAGTTCGAACGTATCGACACACTGCCTCCTGCTCCGGTTTGCACGTTGTAA
- a CDS encoding TetR/AcrR family transcriptional regulator, whose translation MARLKTETDPAQIAGKTAERKKLPAQQRATETYERILVATAQTLCDVGVERLSTNLVCERAGLTPPALYRYFPNKYALLTVLGERLLEKQNERIDYWITAELLTGTPQALEKALADLILDTYEVTEATLGGMWTLKALRAVPALEHVRLDSHRRVATAQAAIMTSAFPEADPQRIAMVARVAVEMIHATIELLFDEPMAPEQVCAMVAAMIVSHLDRLSPLPEAGD comes from the coding sequence ATGGCCAGGCTGAAAACTGAAACAGATCCAGCACAGATCGCGGGAAAAACCGCAGAGCGCAAGAAACTGCCCGCGCAGCAACGCGCCACTGAAACCTACGAGCGCATTCTCGTGGCCACCGCACAGACCCTGTGTGACGTCGGAGTGGAGCGCTTGTCCACTAATCTGGTCTGCGAGCGTGCAGGTCTTACACCGCCTGCGCTGTATCGCTATTTCCCCAATAAATACGCGCTGTTGACGGTGCTGGGTGAGAGGCTGCTGGAAAAGCAGAACGAGCGGATCGATTACTGGATCACGGCGGAGCTGCTCACCGGCACGCCGCAGGCTTTGGAAAAGGCGCTTGCCGATCTGATTCTGGACACTTATGAGGTCACCGAGGCAACGCTGGGCGGCATGTGGACGCTCAAGGCGTTAAGGGCCGTTCCGGCTTTGGAGCACGTGAGGCTCGACTCGCACCGCCGGGTGGCCACCGCTCAGGCTGCAATCATGACCAGTGCGTTCCCTGAGGCTGATCCCCAGCGCATCGCCATGGTTGCGCGAGTCGCGGTAGAAATGATTCACGCGACAATCGAGCTGCTGTTCGACGAGCCCATGGCCCCTGAACAGGTCTGCGCAATGGTGGCGGCGATGATCGTCAGCCATCTGGATCGTTTGAGCCCGCTGCCTGAAGCCGGCGATTAA